A DNA window from Vibrio tarriae contains the following coding sequences:
- a CDS encoding response regulator — MSCRVLLVDDHPLMRRGINQLLSFEKEFDVVAEAGNGAEAIALAHDLQPDLILLDLNMKGMSGLDTLTALRTDECDAYVVILTVSDSAADIEALVKAGADGYLLKDTEPDQLVALLKQAMQGEKAFSESVERYLLNREHTSNPFEALTEREMQIMSEVAKGYRNRQIADRLFISESTVKVHMKSLLKKLDVPSRTAATILYLERYAN; from the coding sequence ATGAGTTGTAGAGTCCTTTTAGTGGATGATCACCCGCTGATGCGCCGCGGTATTAACCAGTTATTGAGCTTTGAAAAGGAGTTTGACGTAGTGGCTGAAGCAGGTAATGGCGCAGAAGCCATTGCGTTAGCCCACGATTTGCAACCGGATTTAATCTTGCTCGATCTCAATATGAAAGGGATGTCGGGATTGGATACACTGACCGCGCTGCGCACCGATGAGTGTGATGCTTACGTGGTGATCCTCACGGTTTCAGACAGCGCCGCAGATATTGAAGCATTAGTCAAAGCGGGGGCTGATGGCTATCTCCTCAAAGATACTGAGCCGGATCAACTGGTGGCGCTGCTTAAACAAGCTATGCAAGGCGAAAAAGCTTTTAGTGAGTCGGTCGAACGCTACCTTTTAAATCGCGAGCATACGAGTAATCCTTTTGAAGCACTGACGGAACGCGAAATGCAAATTATGTCAGAAGTGGCAAAGGGTTATCGCAATCGACAAATCGCCGACCGCCTGTTTATTTCTGAATCTACCGTCAAAGTGCACATGAAAAGCTTACTGAAAAAGCTCGATGTGCCGTCACGCACCGCCGCCACGATTCTTTATCTAGAGCGGTATGCTAACTGA
- a CDS encoding L-serine ammonia-lyase, whose protein sequence is MLSIFDIYKIGVGPSSSHTNGPMIAGYRFVQQLLPQLNKVARIQVDLYGSLSLTGKGHHTDRATLLGLMGNQPATIKIGEANQTLREALQTGKLRLNGQHDITFDYHQDLLFHQDNLPLHENGMTLSAFDNQGQQLDFETYYSVGGGFVATAEQLKNGTTSADVSVTYPFRSADEMLDQAEKHGLSLGGMILRNELAFQDMAVIDAKADQIWRVMSQCMERGFTTEGILEGGLNVTRRAPSLLKKLEANAAIENDPMEVMDWINLFAFAVSEENAAGGQVVTSPTNGAAGVIPAVLMYYHRFIKALDTKQLKDFLAVSGAIGILYKTNASISGAEVGCQGEVGVSSSMAAAGLTALRGGSNEQICMAAEIAMEHSLGMTCDPIGGLVQVPCIERNAMGAVKAINASRMALKRTSKCLISLDKVIETMYQTGKDMNKKYRETSLGGLALIHLAPPCE, encoded by the coding sequence ATGCTCTCAATCTTTGATATTTACAAAATTGGGGTTGGCCCTTCCAGCTCGCATACCAATGGGCCGATGATTGCAGGTTACCGTTTTGTGCAGCAGTTATTGCCACAACTGAATAAAGTTGCTCGCATACAAGTGGATCTGTATGGCTCGCTGTCTTTAACGGGAAAAGGGCACCACACTGATCGTGCTACCTTACTTGGCTTAATGGGAAATCAACCTGCCACCATCAAGATTGGTGAAGCTAATCAGACTCTTCGTGAAGCGTTGCAAACGGGTAAGTTGCGTCTCAACGGTCAGCATGACATTACCTTCGATTACCATCAGGATCTTCTTTTTCATCAAGATAATCTGCCGCTGCACGAAAATGGTATGACGCTGAGCGCGTTTGATAATCAAGGGCAACAGCTTGATTTTGAAACCTATTACTCAGTAGGTGGTGGTTTTGTTGCCACCGCTGAACAGCTGAAAAATGGCACTACCAGTGCCGATGTTTCCGTTACTTATCCTTTCCGAAGCGCAGATGAAATGCTCGACCAAGCTGAAAAACATGGTTTGAGTTTAGGCGGAATGATTTTGCGTAATGAATTGGCGTTTCAAGACATGGCGGTGATTGATGCGAAAGCCGATCAAATCTGGCGAGTGATGAGTCAGTGTATGGAGCGTGGTTTTACGACCGAAGGCATTTTAGAAGGGGGATTAAATGTCACTCGCCGTGCGCCGAGTTTACTGAAAAAACTTGAAGCCAATGCGGCGATTGAAAATGATCCGATGGAAGTGATGGACTGGATTAACCTCTTTGCTTTTGCGGTGAGTGAGGAGAATGCCGCTGGCGGGCAAGTGGTGACATCGCCCACCAATGGAGCCGCGGGCGTGATCCCTGCGGTTTTGATGTATTACCACCGTTTTATCAAGGCGCTTGATACCAAGCAGCTTAAGGATTTTCTCGCCGTGTCTGGCGCGATCGGTATCTTGTACAAAACCAATGCCTCCATTTCCGGAGCTGAGGTGGGTTGTCAGGGCGAAGTAGGCGTTTCTTCCTCTATGGCCGCCGCAGGCTTAACGGCTTTGCGTGGTGGCAGTAATGAGCAAATCTGCATGGCGGCAGAAATTGCTATGGAGCACTCATTAGGGATGACTTGCGACCCGATAGGCGGTTTGGTGCAAGTACCTTGTATTGAGCGTAACGCGATGGGCGCAGTGAAAGCGATCAATGCTTCGCGCATGGCGCTCAAACGTACCAGCAAATGTCTGATTTCACTCGATAAGGTGATTGAAACCATGTATCAGACTGGAAAAGATATGAATAAGAAATATCGCGAAACTTCGCTCGGAGGATTGGCGCTAATCCACCTCGCGCCCCCTTGTGAATAA
- the dcuC gene encoding anaerobic C4-dicarboxylate transporter DcuC codes for MLELLIGLVVTFAVGYFIVKGYKPAGILLTAGILLLILTGILGHKVLPGKMVSTGNLLTDAMEYVKYMLQNRGGGLGMQIMLLCGFASYMTHIGANNVVVKQFSKPLSFIKSPYILLVAAYIVACLMSLAVSSATGLGVLLMATLFPMMTAMGISRPAAVAVCASPAAIILSPTSGDVVIAAEKSGLPLHVFAVETVLPVSICAIIVMAAAAYFWNKYLDQKDNTPMEKVDLSEMEVKAPAYYAILPFLPIIGVFVFNGETLPGITLDIYTIVVLSIFIGVVVDYITKRFKGKETLEDLEACYAGMADAFKGVVMLLVAAGVFAQGLMSIGAIDNLLHLAEVAGAGGIALMLILTGLTVAAAIATGSGNAPFYAFVELAPSLAAKMGLNPAFLIIPMLQASNLGRTISPVSGVVVATAGMGKISPFEVVKRTSVPVLLGLVTVIIGTMVLVPMHA; via the coding sequence ATGCTTGAGCTTCTGATTGGCTTAGTCGTGACCTTTGCGGTTGGCTATTTCATCGTTAAAGGCTATAAGCCTGCGGGAATCCTACTCACCGCAGGGATTTTGCTACTCATTTTAACTGGTATCTTGGGTCACAAGGTGCTGCCCGGAAAAATGGTTTCAACCGGTAACCTACTCACCGATGCGATGGAGTATGTTAAATACATGCTGCAAAACCGTGGCGGTGGCTTAGGTATGCAAATCATGCTGTTGTGCGGTTTTGCTTCCTACATGACGCACATAGGTGCCAATAATGTGGTGGTAAAACAGTTTTCTAAACCACTCTCTTTTATCAAATCGCCTTACATCTTGTTGGTCGCAGCCTACATTGTTGCTTGTTTGATGTCTCTTGCGGTGAGCTCTGCAACCGGTCTTGGCGTGCTGTTAATGGCGACCCTATTCCCTATGATGACCGCGATGGGTATTTCTCGCCCTGCTGCGGTGGCGGTGTGTGCATCGCCTGCTGCAATCATTTTGTCTCCAACCTCTGGTGACGTGGTGATCGCTGCAGAAAAATCAGGCTTACCTCTGCACGTATTTGCGGTTGAAACCGTATTGCCAGTCTCGATCTGCGCCATCATTGTTATGGCGGCAGCAGCATACTTCTGGAATAAATACCTCGACCAGAAAGACAATACGCCAATGGAGAAAGTGGATCTTTCTGAGATGGAAGTGAAAGCGCCAGCGTATTATGCGATTCTGCCTTTCTTACCGATCATCGGTGTGTTCGTTTTCAACGGTGAAACTCTGCCTGGTATTACTCTAGACATCTACACCATCGTTGTTCTGTCTATCTTTATCGGCGTGGTAGTGGATTACATTACTAAACGCTTTAAAGGCAAAGAAACACTGGAAGATCTGGAAGCTTGCTATGCAGGTATGGCGGATGCGTTCAAAGGCGTGGTAATGCTGTTAGTCGCAGCGGGTGTGTTTGCACAAGGCTTGATGTCGATTGGAGCCATTGACAACCTACTGCACTTAGCAGAAGTCGCTGGTGCTGGCGGTATTGCTCTGATGTTGATTCTGACTGGTTTAACCGTCGCCGCTGCGATTGCCACCGGTTCAGGCAACGCGCCTTTCTATGCGTTTGTGGAATTGGCTCCGTCGCTGGCTGCGAAAATGGGACTCAACCCCGCATTCCTGATTATTCCTATGCTGCAAGCCTCAAACCTTGGCCGCACCATTTCTCCAGTTTCTGGCGTGGTGGTGGCAACCGCGGGTATGGGTAAAATCAGCCCATTCGAAGTGGTAAAACGTACTTCTGTGCCTGTGTTACTGGGCCTTGTTACGGTGATCATCGGCACTATGGTACTGGTACCCATGCACGCTTAA
- a CDS encoding methyl-accepting chemotaxis protein, with protein sequence MNIRNKLYTLGLIAILGSIAIFFTTSQFAHTNDELNRAINQVDKLEVRLLNLRRNEKDFLLRSDAKYLDTFQKNSDLFLNLQTELDAIMLKYELGDSNALRTDLLEYKKGFERLVSAYQTLGLNPDSGLWKSYYQALEQAKQQASAEELLALVDFHQQVLAGSVNSTPLNQYPELIKAAQSVVVQTKVIGLKYNEGLLGATRSQSHDVEEMFKAFSKTLTQAVDEKQQTMTTIKLSVTIAVVLIILLVIFQISRSINLQVSQLLQVIQRIAESNDISLRAELKGQDEITAVARYFNGLLDKFEHLISGSQTKSHQLYTSTSSMHDELEQVIEQFNIQSDHMGLMATSVQQMVSTISEISESTNIAVDGVNQAARNAEHGRSVVVTTVKNIDLLSSTLQKSQHSIDSLNAFVEKIGGAVSIIQGIAEQTNLLALNAAIEAARAGEQGRGFAVVADEVRSLATRTHQSTEEITRVVANIQSQMSQVVDDIDLCNNQGQETLSASRQLDESLQQILRDMHTIQDNSQRIAAAIEEQGSVMNHVSESISELNTISENNMRSAQQCLIEVDTVSSQAHAMDAAVAEFRTNRQIDRRQ encoded by the coding sequence ATGAATATTCGCAATAAACTTTATACTTTAGGCCTCATTGCGATTTTGGGCTCTATCGCGATTTTCTTTACTACCTCACAATTTGCCCATACCAACGATGAACTCAATCGAGCCATCAATCAAGTCGATAAACTGGAAGTTAGGTTACTTAATTTAAGGCGCAACGAGAAAGACTTTCTATTGCGCAGCGATGCCAAATACCTGGATACATTTCAAAAAAATAGCGATCTGTTCCTCAACTTACAAACTGAGCTTGACGCTATCATGCTCAAATATGAGCTGGGTGATTCCAATGCTTTACGCACCGATCTACTTGAATATAAAAAAGGTTTTGAGCGATTGGTGAGTGCCTATCAAACCCTAGGTCTTAATCCGGACAGTGGCCTGTGGAAAAGCTACTATCAGGCGCTAGAGCAAGCCAAACAACAAGCCTCCGCAGAGGAGTTGTTAGCCCTAGTGGATTTCCATCAGCAGGTATTAGCGGGCTCTGTTAACTCAACCCCTCTCAACCAATACCCAGAATTGATCAAAGCTGCCCAATCCGTTGTAGTTCAAACAAAAGTAATCGGCTTGAAATATAACGAAGGTTTGCTGGGTGCCACTCGCTCACAATCTCACGATGTCGAAGAGATGTTTAAGGCTTTCTCGAAAACACTGACGCAAGCGGTTGATGAAAAGCAGCAAACAATGACCACCATTAAACTTTCAGTGACCATCGCTGTGGTATTGATTATTTTGCTGGTGATTTTCCAAATCAGCCGCTCAATAAACCTACAAGTCAGCCAACTGTTGCAGGTGATTCAACGCATTGCGGAATCTAACGACATTTCTCTACGAGCCGAGCTTAAAGGGCAAGATGAAATTACCGCCGTGGCACGCTATTTCAATGGCTTGTTAGATAAATTTGAGCATTTGATCAGTGGTTCACAAACCAAATCGCACCAACTTTATACCAGCACATCCAGTATGCATGACGAGCTCGAACAAGTAATTGAACAATTTAATATTCAATCCGATCACATGGGCTTGATGGCAACTTCGGTACAGCAAATGGTATCAACCATTAGTGAAATCTCAGAAAGTACTAATATCGCAGTGGATGGAGTCAATCAAGCGGCTCGCAATGCGGAACATGGCCGTAGCGTAGTGGTGACTACCGTAAAGAATATCGATTTGCTCTCCTCAACCCTACAGAAAAGCCAACACTCGATAGACTCACTGAATGCCTTTGTCGAAAAAATTGGTGGTGCTGTAAGCATTATTCAAGGGATTGCTGAACAGACTAACCTTCTAGCCCTGAATGCAGCAATTGAAGCCGCTCGCGCTGGTGAACAAGGGCGTGGTTTTGCTGTAGTCGCGGATGAAGTGCGCTCACTAGCGACTCGAACTCATCAATCAACCGAAGAGATCACGAGAGTTGTCGCCAATATCCAGTCACAGATGAGCCAAGTAGTGGACGATATCGATTTGTGTAACAACCAAGGACAGGAAACCCTCAGCGCCTCTCGTCAACTGGATGAAAGCTTGCAGCAAATCCTACGCGATATGCACACGATTCAAGATAACTCCCAGCGCATTGCCGCCGCGATTGAAGAACAAGGCAGCGTAATGAACCACGTCAGTGAATCGATTTCGGAACTCAATACTATTTCTGAAAACAATATGCGTTCAGCGCAGCAATGTCTCATCGAAGTTGACACAGTGTCTAGCCAAGCACACGCGATGGATGCTGCCGTAGCGGAATTTCGCACCAATCGTCAAATCGATCGCCGCCAATAA
- a CDS encoding beta-phosphoglucomutase family hydrolase, protein MTYLLQIIGDTVTVVNFSLYDGFIFDMDGTLLDTMPAHLAAWEATAKHFDFPFDAQWLYGLGGMPSAKITTHINKKLGLALNPEQVASYKMDWFASMGLQAEVIPATYELLCQWQGKKKMAIGTGSQRDSALRLLSNAQVLDKFDAVVTASDVQQHKPHPETFLMACELIGLQPKQCLVFEDTQLGLQAAHAGGMDCMLVTEQGLVFYPLSH, encoded by the coding sequence ATGACATATTTATTACAAATAATTGGAGATACCGTGACTGTTGTCAATTTTAGCCTGTATGACGGATTTATATTTGATATGGATGGAACTCTACTTGATACCATGCCTGCCCATTTAGCCGCTTGGGAAGCGACGGCAAAGCACTTTGACTTCCCATTTGATGCGCAGTGGCTCTATGGATTAGGAGGGATGCCAAGTGCGAAAATTACAACGCACATCAATAAAAAATTAGGATTGGCGCTCAATCCCGAACAAGTCGCATCTTACAAAATGGATTGGTTTGCCAGCATGGGGCTGCAAGCGGAGGTGATTCCCGCAACTTATGAATTACTGTGCCAGTGGCAGGGTAAGAAAAAAATGGCAATAGGTACGGGGAGCCAACGTGACAGTGCGCTGCGTTTATTAAGTAATGCGCAAGTGTTGGATAAATTTGATGCTGTTGTGACTGCTAGCGATGTACAACAGCATAAACCACACCCAGAAACCTTCCTTATGGCTTGCGAGCTAATTGGTTTACAACCTAAACAGTGTTTGGTGTTTGAAGATACCCAATTAGGACTGCAGGCCGCGCACGCGGGTGGGATGGATTGCATGTTAGTGACCGAACAAGGTTTGGTCTTCTACCCCCTCTCTCATTGA
- a CDS encoding FKBP-type peptidyl-prolyl cis-trans isomerase → MSKIIIPLVVFLLAGFMIYRTWTNHKAADANFSAGQQFLAENGQRENVITTDSGLQYEVLQAGTGTEHPGPKSRVKVHYHGELLDGTVFDSSVERGEPISFGLNQVIKGWQEGVQLMVVGEKTRFYIPSNLGYGKNGAGPIPPSAVLIFDVELLAIE, encoded by the coding sequence ATGTCGAAAATTATTATCCCTTTAGTTGTTTTCTTGCTCGCAGGTTTCATGATTTACCGTACTTGGACCAATCATAAGGCGGCGGATGCCAATTTTTCTGCTGGACAGCAGTTTTTGGCCGAGAATGGACAACGCGAAAACGTCATCACTACCGATAGCGGTTTGCAATATGAAGTGCTGCAAGCTGGAACAGGAACTGAGCATCCAGGGCCGAAAAGCCGCGTGAAGGTGCATTACCACGGTGAATTACTTGATGGCACGGTGTTTGATAGCTCGGTTGAACGTGGTGAGCCAATCAGCTTTGGCTTAAATCAAGTCATCAAAGGTTGGCAAGAAGGGGTGCAACTCATGGTGGTGGGTGAAAAAACTCGCTTTTATATCCCGAGCAACTTAGGTTATGGCAAAAATGGCGCAGGCCCAATCCCACCATCTGCTGTGCTGATTTTTGACGTCGAGCTACTGGCGATTGAATAA
- a CDS encoding OmpA family protein — MKFWMLCIAFFLTGCGSLATDRMFNDNLLDVAPKGDFDVRYPEWGYASQKNTSVAQSSMAQPRSTGYEELRQYLLSNGIQHEVVPGDYPMIKLSNTVRFETGSAKVSMASKQWLDTVARFLATESGIDIVLEGHTDNTGTEKLNDKLSERRANSVKAVLVQSRVAQNAIYTRGFGENVPACTNSTNNGRACNRRVEIQFIISSN; from the coding sequence ATGAAATTCTGGATGTTGTGCATTGCATTTTTTCTCACTGGGTGTGGTTCGTTGGCGACAGATCGCATGTTTAACGACAACCTACTCGATGTCGCCCCGAAAGGCGATTTTGATGTGCGCTACCCAGAATGGGGCTATGCATCGCAAAAGAATACGAGTGTTGCACAAAGCTCGATGGCGCAGCCGCGTTCAACCGGTTACGAAGAGTTACGTCAGTATTTATTGAGTAACGGCATCCAGCACGAAGTGGTACCGGGGGATTACCCGATGATTAAGTTGAGTAATACCGTTCGATTTGAAACGGGTTCCGCGAAAGTATCCATGGCTTCCAAACAGTGGCTAGATACAGTTGCCCGATTTTTAGCCACCGAATCTGGCATTGATATTGTGCTAGAGGGGCATACGGATAATACGGGCACAGAGAAACTGAATGACAAGTTATCCGAGCGACGCGCCAATTCAGTCAAAGCGGTTTTAGTACAGAGCCGAGTGGCACAAAATGCCATTTATACCCGCGGATTTGGTGAGAATGTTCCCGCATGCACCAACAGCACTAATAATGGCCGTGCTTGTAACCGCCGAGTAGAGATCCAATTCATTATTTCTTCAAACTAG
- a CDS encoding aminoimidazole riboside kinase — translation MSRVWLTGDAVVDLIPDGQQHYLKCPGGAPANVAVAIARLSGRSAFFGRVGNDPFGRFMQQTLTAEQVDCQHLYFDPVHRTSTVVVDLDEHGERSFTFMVKPSADQFLQLSDIPSFQKGEWLHVCSIALANEPSRSSTFAAIAQMKEVGGYVSFDPNLREEVWSEPQELQATVMCAVRLADVVKFSEEELQLLTGTQSIEEGLQAIADFQIPLVVVTLGAKGALVVTPNSQQIVSGKAVKPIDTTGAGDAFVGGLLYRLSVAQDWHNQATILDAVKWANGCGALATTQKGAMTALPNQAALHAFLE, via the coding sequence ATGTCAAGAGTATGGCTGACAGGCGATGCCGTGGTCGATCTGATCCCAGATGGGCAACAGCATTATTTAAAGTGTCCGGGTGGTGCACCCGCTAATGTTGCCGTCGCGATCGCCCGCTTATCCGGTCGCAGTGCTTTTTTTGGTCGAGTCGGGAACGATCCCTTTGGCCGATTTATGCAGCAGACACTCACTGCCGAGCAAGTGGATTGCCAGCACTTGTATTTCGACCCCGTACATCGAACTTCCACTGTGGTCGTTGACCTTGATGAGCATGGAGAGCGCAGTTTTACCTTTATGGTGAAACCGAGCGCAGATCAATTCCTGCAACTCAGTGATATTCCCTCTTTTCAAAAAGGGGAGTGGTTGCATGTCTGTTCGATTGCTTTGGCCAATGAACCGAGCCGCAGCTCGACCTTTGCCGCAATTGCGCAAATGAAAGAGGTGGGGGGATATGTCAGCTTTGATCCTAATCTGCGTGAAGAAGTATGGTCAGAGCCGCAAGAATTACAGGCCACTGTCATGTGTGCCGTTCGTTTGGCGGATGTGGTGAAGTTTTCGGAGGAGGAATTACAGTTGCTAACCGGGACTCAGTCGATTGAAGAAGGATTACAGGCGATAGCTGATTTCCAGATCCCTCTTGTTGTCGTGACATTAGGCGCGAAAGGGGCGCTGGTGGTCACGCCAAACTCGCAGCAAATTGTGTCGGGCAAGGCAGTCAAACCGATTGATACAACGGGCGCGGGAGATGCGTTTGTTGGCGGCTTGCTCTATCGATTATCCGTGGCGCAAGATTGGCATAACCAAGCCACGATTTTAGATGCCGTCAAATGGGCTAATGGCTGCGGCGCTTTAGCGACCACACAGAAAGGAGCCATGACCGCACTTCCGAATCAAGCGGCGCTGCATGCCTTTTTAGAATGA
- a CDS encoding glycoside hydrolase family 32 protein produces MLLDTLLELAGGINNVTRILAPQGQVVLALKHPPHTPHLPDDVSLQSVLGEWQLSVQRTAEVSNQQLAAIGKAIAERQKLETLPYQTALDCPYRPLWHISPPQGLLNDPNGFIYHQGEYHLFYQWHPFACEHKDKYWVHLKSLDLVDWQWQSIALTPSDWFDSHGVFSGHAVSHQQDLWLFYTGNTRLGTKRQRQTMQCAARMNANGEFEKLGPVIRCLPEGVTEHIRDPKVIYTQGKWHMLLGAQTLAHQGRLAVYHSDDLLHWHFDKLYGDELGDYGYMWECPDWFELQGEDFFVFGPQGIASANPHHTIEHQNRIFRATQNAQGEIALLQGWPLDEGFDFYAPQTAQTADGRRVLCGWMGLPDETQHPSCDQGWIHQLTALRELEWREDKIYQRPLRELDTLRSEPHTLLLSDTVTELEAKSFDLQVTLPWGCELRLMQNAQYRVTLTLDAENRLLRLDRSATQIRQGDTIRELKLDSPTVELHILADQSSLEIFINQGEHVMTSRIFTPLDATGISLHGASVDAKLYYMAPASAPFNREVNVQP; encoded by the coding sequence ATGTTATTAGATACGCTGCTCGAACTCGCGGGTGGAATAAACAATGTCACGCGCATTTTAGCTCCACAGGGGCAAGTGGTTTTGGCACTGAAGCATCCCCCGCATACCCCTCACCTTCCTGATGATGTGAGTTTGCAATCGGTACTCGGAGAGTGGCAACTCTCTGTCCAACGCACTGCTGAAGTGTCCAATCAGCAACTCGCCGCGATAGGTAAAGCGATTGCCGAGCGCCAAAAGCTTGAAACTCTCCCTTATCAAACAGCCTTAGACTGCCCTTATCGGCCCCTGTGGCATATCTCACCACCACAGGGCTTACTCAACGACCCCAACGGCTTTATTTATCATCAGGGGGAATACCACCTCTTTTATCAATGGCATCCTTTCGCTTGCGAACACAAAGATAAATATTGGGTGCATCTCAAGAGCCTCGATTTAGTCGATTGGCAGTGGCAGTCGATCGCCCTGACACCTTCGGATTGGTTTGATAGCCACGGGGTATTCTCAGGTCATGCGGTCAGCCATCAACAAGATTTATGGCTTTTCTATACCGGCAACACGCGCTTAGGTACAAAGCGCCAACGCCAAACCATGCAGTGCGCCGCGCGCATGAACGCCAATGGTGAGTTTGAAAAATTAGGACCTGTGATTCGGTGTTTACCTGAAGGCGTGACCGAACATATCCGGGATCCTAAAGTGATTTACACCCAAGGAAAGTGGCACATGTTACTTGGCGCGCAAACGCTCGCTCATCAAGGGCGACTGGCGGTCTACCACTCAGATGACTTACTCCATTGGCATTTCGATAAGCTCTATGGCGATGAACTCGGCGATTACGGGTATATGTGGGAGTGTCCTGACTGGTTTGAACTGCAAGGTGAAGACTTTTTTGTGTTCGGGCCACAAGGCATCGCATCAGCGAATCCTCATCACACCATTGAACATCAAAATCGGATCTTTCGAGCGACCCAGAATGCACAAGGCGAAATAGCGTTACTGCAGGGTTGGCCACTGGATGAAGGCTTTGATTTTTATGCACCGCAAACCGCGCAAACTGCCGATGGACGGCGAGTATTGTGTGGCTGGATGGGGCTACCCGATGAAACGCAACACCCAAGCTGCGACCAAGGCTGGATTCATCAACTGACCGCACTCCGTGAACTAGAATGGCGTGAAGACAAGATTTATCAGCGCCCATTGCGTGAACTCGACACACTGCGAAGTGAACCGCACACCTTGCTTTTGAGTGACACCGTCACTGAGCTAGAGGCTAAAAGCTTTGATCTGCAAGTGACTCTGCCTTGGGGATGTGAGCTACGCTTGATGCAAAATGCGCAGTATCGCGTCACGCTAACGTTAGATGCAGAAAATCGACTATTACGCCTCGATCGCTCTGCGACTCAAATTCGCCAAGGGGACACCATTCGGGAGCTGAAGCTCGATAGCCCAACGGTTGAGCTGCACATCTTGGCTGATCAATCCTCATTAGAGATTTTCATCAATCAAGGCGAACATGTGATGACCAGCCGCATCTTTACCCCACTGGATGCAACCGGTATTTCATTGCATGGCGCGAGCGTAGACGCAAAGCTGTACTACATGGCTCCAGCTTCTGCGCCATTTAACCGAGAAGTGAATGTGCAGCCTTGA
- a CDS encoding LacI family DNA-binding transcriptional regulator, whose translation MASLHDVARLAGVSKSTVSRVINDEYGVKESTKIKVLKAVEQCGYMVNQVAKDLKSQKTNLIGVIVPRVSSHATAQGVDGLTAIFEQAGKHVLLANTHQVHAKEIEYIQIFNQKRVEGIVFYATHLDQPLVHAIQHSAVPVVLVGQDGSLYNIPSIVHDDHRVGFEAGQRLVKAGCKQIGFIGVQSDDIAVDVLRSQGLQQALGFHQQTLLFHARGDFSIESGYQMAKQAYLDYPQLDGLFCATDRLAVGAIKALQELGVHVGQQVKLLGVGNDELAYVSNPPLSTFNYAFDKAGENAAKMLLERIAGRGQEMSKVVLTFQNIQRETCPV comes from the coding sequence ATGGCCAGTTTGCATGATGTCGCCCGTTTAGCGGGTGTCTCTAAGTCCACCGTCTCACGCGTCATCAATGATGAATATGGCGTTAAAGAGTCTACAAAAATCAAAGTGTTAAAGGCAGTTGAGCAGTGTGGCTATATGGTCAATCAAGTTGCTAAAGACCTCAAATCACAAAAAACCAACTTAATTGGCGTGATTGTGCCGCGCGTCTCCTCTCACGCAACAGCGCAAGGTGTGGATGGACTTACCGCTATCTTTGAGCAAGCAGGTAAACATGTTTTACTGGCCAACACTCATCAAGTCCATGCAAAGGAAATTGAATATATTCAGATATTTAATCAAAAGCGGGTGGAAGGTATTGTGTTTTATGCCACTCACCTTGATCAGCCGCTGGTTCATGCGATTCAACACTCGGCGGTACCTGTGGTTTTGGTTGGCCAAGATGGCTCTTTGTATAACATTCCCAGTATTGTGCATGACGATCACCGTGTCGGCTTCGAAGCAGGACAACGCTTAGTCAAAGCAGGCTGCAAACAGATCGGCTTTATTGGGGTACAAAGTGATGACATTGCGGTTGATGTGCTGCGTTCACAAGGCTTGCAGCAAGCTCTGGGGTTCCATCAACAAACGTTGCTGTTTCATGCGCGCGGTGATTTTTCAATAGAATCGGGCTACCAAATGGCAAAACAAGCCTACCTTGACTATCCACAGCTCGATGGCCTTTTCTGTGCCACCGACAGGCTAGCGGTTGGCGCCATTAAAGCCTTGCAAGAGCTTGGGGTTCACGTTGGACAGCAAGTCAAACTGCTCGGTGTCGGTAATGATGAGTTGGCTTATGTCAGCAATCCCCCTCTCTCCACGTTTAACTATGCTTTTGATAAAGCAGGAGAAAACGCTGCAAAAATGCTATTAGAACGCATCGCCGGACGCGGACAAGAGATGAGCAAAGTGGTACTGACCTTCCAAAACATTCAACGTGAGACTTGCCCAGTCTAA